The proteins below are encoded in one region of Streptomyces roseirectus:
- a CDS encoding enoyl-CoA hydratase-related protein — MRHLKVERYDAVVLVRLHRPQVLNALSADLLAELLDTVRPLDDDPEVGCVVLTGSERAFAAGADIREMAGKSAAEMLAEDYFGAWEEFADLRVPKVAAVNGVALGGGCELAMMCDLVIAGQSARFGQPEVKLGVIPGIGGTQRLTRLVGRAKAMDLILTGRTMDADEALTAGLVSRVVPDDRVLPEALAAAATVASHGRLAVRAARDCVDRALETGLRDGVRYERRAFHGLFATRDQREGMTAFLEKRAPRFTGR; from the coding sequence ATGCGTCATCTCAAAGTCGAGCGGTACGACGCCGTCGTGCTCGTCCGGCTGCACCGGCCGCAGGTCCTCAACGCGCTCAGCGCCGACCTGCTCGCCGAACTCCTCGACACCGTACGGCCGTTGGACGACGACCCGGAGGTCGGCTGCGTCGTCCTCACCGGCTCCGAGCGGGCGTTCGCCGCGGGCGCCGACATCCGGGAGATGGCCGGGAAGAGCGCCGCCGAGATGCTGGCCGAGGACTACTTCGGGGCGTGGGAGGAGTTCGCCGACCTCCGCGTCCCGAAGGTCGCCGCCGTCAACGGGGTTGCCCTGGGCGGAGGGTGTGAACTCGCCATGATGTGCGACCTCGTGATCGCGGGCCAGTCGGCGCGGTTCGGGCAGCCCGAGGTCAAGCTGGGGGTGATCCCGGGGATCGGCGGCACCCAGCGGCTGACCCGGCTGGTCGGCCGCGCCAAGGCGATGGACCTGATCCTCACCGGCCGCACCATGGACGCCGACGAGGCCCTGACCGCCGGGCTCGTCTCCCGCGTCGTCCCCGACGACCGCGTCCTGCCCGAGGCGCTGGCGGCGGCGGCCACCGTCGCCTCCCACGGCCGTCTCGCCGTCCGGGCCGCGCGCGACTGCGTCGACCGGGCGCTGGAGACGGGGCTGCGCGACGGCGTCCGCTACGAACGCCGCGCGTTCCACGGCCTGTTCGCCACGCGGGACCAGCGGGAGGGGATGACGGCGTTTCTGGAGAAACGCGCGCCGCGCTTCACCGGCCGCTAG
- a CDS encoding sirohydrochlorin chelatase, translating to MSSQLSFVARRRTASPALVVVAHGSRDPRALRTVGALLERVRALRPGLPVHLGHIELNEPLLTDTLAGLEGEDVVLVPLLLGRGYHIKRDIPEMAAATHPHARVAGALGPHPLLVDTLVSRLDEAGWPSRATDAERRETAVVLAAAGSRDPDNAADTNRTAHLLSARLGVPVVPAYASTAEPAVPRAITDLTARGYTRIAVASYFTAPGRFATESAQAAPWLVSAPLGTHDAMARLLLHRYDENTAANGNSNAA from the coding sequence ATGTCCAGCCAGCTCAGCTTCGTCGCCCGGAGGCGCACCGCCTCGCCCGCTCTGGTGGTCGTCGCGCACGGCAGCCGTGACCCGCGTGCGCTGCGGACCGTCGGCGCGCTCCTGGAGCGCGTGCGCGCGCTCCGCCCCGGGCTGCCGGTCCACCTCGGGCACATCGAGCTGAACGAACCGCTGCTGACGGACACGCTCGCGGGTCTGGAGGGCGAGGACGTGGTGCTGGTCCCGCTCCTGCTGGGCCGCGGGTACCACATCAAGCGGGACATCCCGGAGATGGCGGCGGCGACGCACCCCCACGCGCGCGTGGCGGGCGCGCTCGGCCCGCACCCCCTCTTGGTCGACACCCTGGTGTCCCGCCTGGACGAGGCCGGCTGGCCCTCGCGGGCGACGGACGCCGAACGCCGCGAAACAGCGGTCGTCCTCGCGGCAGCCGGCTCCCGCGACCCCGACAACGCGGCCGACACCAACCGCACCGCCCACCTCCTCTCGGCCCGCCTCGGCGTCCCGGTCGTCCCGGCCTACGCCTCCACCGCCGAACCGGCCGTCCCGCGCGCGATAACCGACCTCACCGCACGCGGGTACACCCGCATAGCCGTCGCCTCCTACTTCACCGCCCCCGGCCGCTTCGCCACCGAATCCGCCCAAGCCGCCCCCTGGCTCGTCTCCGCCCCCCTCGGCACCCACGACGCCATGGCCCGCCTCCTCCTCCACCGCTACGACGAGAACACAGCGGCGAACGGCAACAGCAACGCGGCATGA
- a CDS encoding nucleotidyl transferase AbiEii/AbiGii toxin family protein: MDRVNAWESGADSPRGELDDGTLRAGDLPRTLRTVPGDGLTQKLVFDPSMKQHRNAFRATDPAFADPERAEAWRAARRRALETVLRAIAGSEWAGCLVLRGSMLMTAWFGDAAREPGDLDFVVVPHSWGLDDPRTTRMLDGITKAAEEAAQGFDAAGAVAEDIWTYERVPGRRLVLPWTAPGLPGGHVQLDFVFGERLPQEPEPVELPGGAVLSGATPALSLAWKMLWLTLDTYSQGKDLYDAVLLAERHPLPYALLHAVFEAGGEWPEYHRKVVLYEDVVEALRYVEWRHFVVEFPRFADAREEFVGRLLRAVAPTFATGSEGGDAVRL; encoded by the coding sequence GTGGATCGCGTGAACGCGTGGGAGTCCGGGGCCGATTCGCCGCGCGGCGAGCTGGACGACGGGACGCTGCGGGCCGGTGATCTGCCGCGCACCCTGCGGACCGTCCCCGGTGACGGCCTCACGCAGAAGCTGGTCTTCGATCCGTCGATGAAGCAGCACCGCAACGCCTTCCGGGCGACCGATCCCGCCTTCGCGGATCCGGAGCGTGCCGAGGCGTGGCGGGCGGCCCGGCGCCGGGCCCTGGAGACGGTCCTGCGCGCGATCGCCGGGTCGGAGTGGGCCGGCTGCCTCGTCCTGCGCGGCAGCATGCTGATGACGGCCTGGTTCGGGGACGCGGCGCGTGAGCCCGGGGACCTCGATTTCGTCGTCGTACCGCACTCCTGGGGCCTCGACGACCCCCGGACGACCCGGATGCTCGACGGCATCACGAAAGCCGCCGAGGAGGCCGCACAGGGCTTCGACGCGGCGGGCGCGGTCGCGGAGGACATCTGGACGTACGAGCGGGTGCCGGGGCGGCGGCTGGTCCTGCCGTGGACGGCTCCCGGGCTGCCCGGCGGGCACGTCCAGCTGGACTTCGTCTTCGGCGAGCGCCTGCCGCAGGAGCCGGAGCCGGTCGAACTCCCGGGCGGGGCCGTGCTGTCGGGGGCCACGCCCGCGTTGTCGCTGGCGTGGAAGATGCTCTGGCTGACCCTCGACACGTACTCCCAGGGCAAGGACCTGTACGACGCCGTCCTGCTCGCCGAGCGGCATCCGCTGCCGTACGCGTTGCTGCACGCGGTGTTCGAGGCGGGGGGCGAGTGGCCGGAGTACCACCGGAAGGTCGTCCTGTACGAGGACGTCGTGGAGGCCCTGAGGTACGTGGAGTGGCGGCACTTCGTCGTCGAGTTCCCGCGGTTCGCCGACGCGCGGGAGGAGTTCGTGGGGCGCCTGCTGCGGGCGGTGGCGCCGACCTTCGCCACGGGCTCAGAGGGCGGCGACGCCGTGCGCCTGTAG
- a CDS encoding deoxyguanosinetriphosphate triphosphohydrolase yields MEGTDPNPDPGSSHAPTTDADYHRPADDPAHTPYAGPATDRWAPEPDKRPGRTAFQRDRARLLHSSALRRLAGKTQVVTPGTQGPVWDASPRTRLTHSLECAQVGRELGAALGCDPDLVEAACLAHDLGHPPFGHNGEQALNDFAKDCGGFEGNAQSLRLLTRIEPKRFTPEGSVGLNLTRATLDAATKYPWPRGAHPTDPASPKFGVYDDDRPVFDWIRKESPGTRACFEAQIMDWSDDVAYSVHDVEDGLHAGHIDPACLYAREEREEIFRVAVGRYVPADTDPAELAAALDRLLAEEWWPHGYDGTAVAQARLKDATSQLIGRFCLAAEGATRARYGSGRLTRYGAELVVPREIRLECAVLKAVADRYVMQRAEQERLRADQRIVITELAEALTARAPYGLDPQFHALFVKAPDDRSRERVIVDQIASLTDASARALHIRLRGRT; encoded by the coding sequence ATGGAAGGCACCGACCCGAACCCCGACCCCGGCAGCAGCCACGCCCCGACCACCGACGCCGACTACCACCGCCCCGCCGACGACCCCGCGCACACCCCCTACGCCGGCCCCGCCACGGACCGCTGGGCCCCCGAGCCCGACAAGCGCCCGGGTCGGACCGCCTTCCAGCGTGACCGTGCCCGGCTGCTGCACTCCTCCGCGTTGCGGAGGCTCGCGGGGAAGACGCAGGTGGTGACGCCGGGTACGCAGGGCCCGGTGTGGGACGCGAGTCCGCGGACGCGGCTGACGCACTCGTTGGAGTGCGCGCAGGTCGGCAGGGAGCTGGGCGCGGCGCTGGGCTGCGACCCGGACCTGGTGGAGGCGGCCTGCCTGGCGCACGACCTGGGCCACCCGCCCTTCGGGCACAACGGCGAACAGGCGCTGAACGACTTCGCGAAGGACTGCGGCGGCTTCGAGGGCAACGCCCAGTCGCTGCGCCTGCTCACCCGCATCGAACCCAAGCGCTTCACCCCGGAGGGCTCGGTCGGCCTGAACCTCACGCGCGCGACGCTCGACGCGGCGACCAAGTACCCGTGGCCCAGAGGCGCCCACCCCACGGACCCGGCCTCGCCGAAGTTCGGCGTGTACGACGACGACCGCCCGGTCTTCGACTGGATCCGCAAGGAGTCCCCCGGCACCCGCGCGTGCTTCGAGGCCCAGATCATGGACTGGTCGGACGACGTGGCCTATTCGGTCCACGACGTGGAGGACGGCCTGCACGCGGGCCACATCGACCCGGCGTGCCTGTACGCGCGCGAGGAGCGCGAGGAGATCTTCCGCGTGGCGGTGGGCCGTTACGTCCCCGCGGACACGGATCCGGCCGAACTCGCCGCCGCCCTCGACCGCCTCCTCGCCGAGGAGTGGTGGCCGCACGGCTACGACGGCACGGCGGTCGCGCAGGCCCGCCTCAAGGACGCCACCAGCCAGCTCATCGGCCGCTTCTGCCTCGCAGCCGAGGGCGCCACCCGCGCCCGCTACGGGAGCGGGCGCCTCACGCGCTACGGCGCCGAACTCGTCGTCCCTCGCGAGATCCGCCTGGAGTGCGCCGTCCTCAAGGCCGTCGCCGACCGGTACGTCATGCAGCGCGCCGAACAGGAGCGCCTGCGCGCCGACCAGCGCATCGTGATCACGGAACTCGCCGAAGCGCTCACCGCGCGGGCGCCCTACGGACTCGACCCCCAGTTCCACGCGCTGTTCGTCAAGGCGCCGGACGACCGCTCCCGCGAACGGGTGATCGTCGACCAGATCGCCTCCCTCACCGACGCGTCCGCGAGGGCCCTGCACATACGGCTGAGAGGCCGCACCTGA
- the dnaG gene encoding DNA primase, translating to MAGRINDEDVKAVRDAVPIDAVVSEYLQLRNAGGGNLKGLCPFHDEKSPSFQVSPSKGLFHCFGCQEGGDTITFVMKVDHLTFSESVERLAARAGITLRYEEGGYNPSHQRGERIRLVEAHKVAAEWYAEQLAISPEADTGRIFLAERGFDQAAAVHFGVGYSPQGWDHLTRFLRGKGFSDKELLLSGLAQEGRRGPIDRFRGRLMWPIRDIGGDVVGFGARKLYEADNGPKYLNTPDTAIYKKSQVLYGIDLAKQQIAKSSRAVVVEGYTDVMACHLAGVTTAIATCGTAFGGEHIKILRRLLMDNGSARVIFTFDGDAAGQKAALRAFEDDQKFAAETYIAVAPDGMDPCELRLAKGDEAVADLVEPRTPLFEFALRQIVSRYDLDTPGGRAAALDEATPVVAKIKERSVRREVAVQLAGLVGILDQEFVVDRVGYLVRRGGGNGAPERARKRLAELDDTPRPVVRGPALQLRNPVYATERELLKLALQRPDLVSPAFDAYGVDEFTCAPYAAVRQAILDAGGAEYGIEDPQDYLMCVREVAPDDTVRAMVTELAVEAIMRRTVDDVYAGAQLVTVRRRAVERRIRDIQSQLTRLATAGDPAQLAAVQNELWVLQEYDRALQAHGVAAL from the coding sequence GTGGCAGGACGGATCAACGACGAGGACGTGAAGGCGGTACGGGACGCGGTCCCGATCGACGCCGTGGTCTCCGAGTACCTGCAACTGCGCAACGCGGGCGGCGGCAACCTCAAGGGCCTGTGCCCCTTCCACGACGAGAAGTCCCCGTCGTTCCAGGTCAGCCCCAGCAAGGGCCTCTTCCACTGCTTCGGCTGCCAGGAGGGCGGCGACACCATCACGTTCGTGATGAAGGTCGACCACCTCACGTTCTCCGAGTCGGTCGAACGCCTCGCCGCGCGCGCGGGCATCACCCTCAGGTACGAGGAGGGCGGCTACAACCCCTCCCACCAGCGCGGCGAGCGCATCCGCCTGGTCGAGGCCCACAAGGTCGCCGCCGAGTGGTACGCGGAGCAGCTGGCCATCAGCCCCGAGGCCGACACCGGCCGGATCTTCCTCGCCGAGCGCGGCTTCGACCAGGCCGCCGCCGTCCACTTCGGCGTCGGCTACAGCCCCCAGGGCTGGGACCACCTCACGCGCTTCCTGCGCGGCAAGGGCTTCAGCGACAAGGAACTCCTCCTGTCCGGCCTCGCCCAGGAGGGCCGCCGGGGCCCCATCGACCGCTTCCGGGGCCGCCTGATGTGGCCCATCCGCGACATCGGCGGGGACGTCGTCGGCTTCGGCGCCCGCAAGCTGTACGAGGCCGACAACGGCCCCAAGTACCTGAACACGCCCGACACCGCGATCTACAAGAAGTCCCAGGTCCTGTACGGCATCGACCTCGCCAAGCAGCAGATCGCCAAGTCCAGCCGCGCGGTCGTCGTCGAGGGCTACACCGACGTCATGGCCTGCCACCTCGCGGGCGTCACGACCGCCATCGCGACCTGCGGCACGGCCTTCGGCGGCGAGCACATCAAGATCCTGCGCCGCCTCCTCATGGACAACGGCAGCGCGCGCGTGATCTTCACCTTCGACGGCGACGCGGCGGGCCAGAAGGCCGCCCTGCGCGCCTTCGAGGACGACCAGAAGTTCGCCGCCGAGACGTACATCGCCGTCGCCCCCGACGGCATGGACCCCTGCGAACTGCGCCTCGCCAAGGGCGACGAGGCGGTCGCCGACCTGGTCGAACCCCGCACGCCGCTCTTCGAGTTCGCGCTGCGCCAGATCGTCTCCCGCTACGACCTCGACACCCCGGGCGGCCGCGCCGCCGCGCTCGACGAGGCCACCCCGGTCGTCGCGAAGATCAAGGAACGCAGCGTCCGGCGCGAGGTCGCCGTCCAACTGGCCGGGCTCGTCGGCATCCTGGACCAGGAGTTCGTCGTCGACCGCGTCGGCTACCTGGTGCGCCGAGGCGGCGGGAACGGCGCCCCCGAGCGCGCCCGCAAGCGCCTCGCCGAACTCGACGACACCCCTCGCCCCGTCGTCAGGGGCCCCGCCCTCCAACTGCGCAACCCCGTCTACGCCACCGAGCGCGAACTCCTCAAACTCGCCCTCCAGCGCCCCGATCTGGTCTCCCCGGCCTTCGACGCGTACGGGGTGGACGAGTTCACCTGCGCCCCCTACGCGGCCGTCCGCCAGGCCATCCTCGACGCGGGCGGCGCCGAGTACGGCATCGAGGACCCGCAGGACTACCTGATGTGCGTACGCGAGGTCGCCCCGGACGACACCGTGCGCGCGATGGTCACCGAGCTGGCCGTCGAGGCGATCATGCGCCGCACCGTGGACGACGTCTACGCGGGCGCGCAGCTCGTCACCGTCCGCCGCCGCGCCGTCGAGCGCCGCATCCGCGACATCCAGTCCCAGCTGACCCGCCTCGCCACCGCCGGCGACCCCGCGCAACTGGCCGCCGTCCAGAACGAGTTGTGGGTCCTCCAGGAGTACGACCGGGCACTACAGGCGCACGGCGTCGCCGCCCTCTGA
- a CDS encoding SanA/YdcF family protein, with product MGKPMVWRPRLPRTRAGQRRLVQGVMALCVLALLPSTWLFVSTSGRFGTTADAPRRDVAVVFGAGLWNDEPSPYLRGRLNAAVDLYREGRVKVVLVTGDNSREDYDEPDAMRTYLTRHGVPDERVVSDFAGFDTWDSCVRAKKIFGVDRAVLISQGFHIRRAVALCEAAGIDSYGVGVAEKRDATWLYGGAREVFAAGKAAMDVLLDPDPRFLGPREPGIGQALASGR from the coding sequence ATGGGGAAGCCGATGGTGTGGAGGCCGCGTCTGCCGCGTACGCGCGCCGGTCAGCGGCGGCTCGTGCAGGGGGTGATGGCGCTGTGCGTGCTGGCGCTGCTGCCGTCGACGTGGCTGTTCGTGTCGACGTCCGGGCGGTTCGGGACGACGGCTGACGCGCCGCGCAGGGACGTCGCCGTCGTCTTCGGGGCGGGATTGTGGAACGACGAGCCGTCGCCGTACCTGCGGGGGCGGCTGAACGCGGCGGTGGATCTGTACCGGGAGGGCCGCGTCAAGGTCGTCCTGGTGACCGGGGACAACAGCCGGGAGGACTACGACGAGCCGGACGCGATGCGGACGTACCTGACGCGGCACGGTGTGCCGGACGAGCGCGTGGTGAGCGATTTCGCGGGGTTCGACACGTGGGACTCGTGCGTGCGCGCCAAGAAGATCTTCGGCGTGGACCGCGCGGTCCTGATCAGCCAGGGGTTCCACATCCGCAGGGCCGTCGCCCTGTGCGAGGCCGCGGGGATCGACTCGTACGGCGTCGGCGTGGCCGAGAAGCGCGACGCGACGTGGCTGTACGGCGGCGCCCGCGAGGTGTTCGCGGCGGGCAAGGCGGCGATGGACGTCCTCCTCGACCCGGACCCCCGGTTCCTGGGCCCGAGGGAACCGGGGATCGGGCAGGCGCTCGCTAGCGGCCGGTGA
- a CDS encoding RNA polymerase sigma factor — MPEYSERGRSVPHGALTPTPTLTAYGTDSGAAVHSAPEVPLPYPLAAITLEVAPVQTQTLTQTDAGTGAEPDAEPDALAAVPVQGPAARHPEAGPPADALDEPPEPPEPAPARAADTGGPSSDLFRQYLREIGRIPLLTAAEEVELARRVEAGLFAEEKLLNTPDLDSQLALDLDRLVVMGRMAKRRLIEANLRLVVSVAKRYVGRGLTMLDLVQEGNLGLIRAVEKFDYARGYKFSTYATWWIRQAMSRALADQARTIRVPVHVVELINRVVRVQRRMLQERGYEPTPEEVAAQLDLAPERVGEVLRLAQEPVSLHAPVGEEDDVALGDLIEDGDAASPVESAAFLLLREHLEAVLSTLGERERKVVQLRYGLADGRPRTLEEIGRIFGVTRERIRQIESKTLNKLRDHAFADQLRGYLD, encoded by the coding sequence GTGCCTGAGTACTCGGAGCGCGGCCGATCCGTCCCCCACGGAGCCCTCACCCCCACGCCGACGCTCACCGCGTACGGGACGGACAGCGGCGCGGCCGTCCACTCCGCCCCCGAAGTACCGCTGCCGTACCCCCTGGCAGCGATCACCCTGGAGGTCGCCCCCGTGCAGACCCAGACGCTCACCCAGACCGACGCCGGTACCGGAGCGGAGCCCGACGCCGAGCCCGACGCGCTGGCCGCGGTGCCGGTGCAGGGCCCCGCCGCGCGCCACCCCGAGGCGGGCCCCCCGGCCGACGCGCTCGACGAACCCCCCGAGCCGCCGGAGCCCGCCCCCGCGCGCGCCGCCGACACCGGCGGGCCCTCCTCCGACCTGTTCCGGCAGTACCTGCGCGAGATCGGCCGCATCCCGCTGCTCACCGCGGCGGAGGAGGTCGAACTCGCCCGCCGCGTCGAGGCCGGGCTGTTCGCCGAGGAGAAACTGCTCAACACCCCCGACCTCGACAGCCAGTTGGCCCTGGACCTCGACCGGCTCGTGGTCATGGGACGGATGGCCAAACGACGGCTCATCGAGGCGAACCTGCGGCTCGTCGTCTCCGTCGCGAAACGGTACGTCGGCCGCGGCCTGACCATGCTCGACCTCGTCCAGGAGGGCAACCTCGGCCTCATCCGCGCCGTCGAGAAGTTCGACTACGCGCGCGGGTACAAGTTCTCGACGTACGCGACCTGGTGGATCCGCCAGGCGATGTCCCGGGCCCTCGCCGACCAGGCCCGGACCATCCGCGTCCCCGTCCACGTCGTCGAACTCATCAACCGCGTCGTCCGGGTCCAGCGCCGCATGCTCCAGGAGCGCGGCTACGAACCCACGCCCGAGGAGGTCGCCGCCCAGCTCGACCTCGCCCCCGAGCGCGTCGGCGAGGTCCTGCGCCTCGCCCAGGAGCCGGTCTCCCTCCACGCACCCGTGGGCGAGGAGGACGACGTGGCCCTGGGCGACCTCATCGAGGACGGCGACGCGGCGAGCCCCGTGGAGTCCGCCGCGTTCCTCCTCCTGCGCGAGCACCTGGAGGCCGTCCTGTCCACCCTCGGCGAACGCGAACGCAAGGTCGTCCAGCTCCGCTACGGCCTCGCCGACGGCCGCCCGCGCACGCTGGAGGAGATCGGCCGCATCTTCGGCGTCACCCGCGAACGGATCCGCCAGATCGAGTCCAAGACCCTCAACAAACTCAGGGACCACGCGTTCGCGGACCAGTTGAGGGGCTACCTGGACTGA
- a CDS encoding NAD(P)/FAD-dependent oxidoreductase, producing MVDADQTFVIVGGGLAGAKAAEALRAEGFTGRVILICDERDHPYERPPLSKGFLLGKEERDSVFVHEPAWYARNDIELHLGQTVTAIDRAAKTVRLGDGTIVAYDKLLLATGAEPHRLDIPGTGLAGVHHLRRLAHAERLKGVLAALGRDNGHLVIAGAGWIGLEVAAAARTYGAEVTVVEPAPTPLHGVLGPELGQLFADLHAEHGVRFHFGARLTEIVGQDGMVLAVRTDDGEEHPAHDVLAAIGAAPRTALAEAAGLALVDRADGGGIAVDASLRTSDPAIHAAGDVASFPFSDSRLRVEHWANALNSGPAAARAMLGKEVTYDRVPYFFSDQYDLGMEYSGWAPPGSYDQVVIRGDAGKREFIAFWLAEGRVLAGMNVNVWDVTEQIQRLIRSGAQVDPDALADPSVGLDTLGM from the coding sequence GTGGTCGACGCGGATCAGACGTTCGTCATCGTCGGAGGCGGCCTGGCCGGCGCCAAAGCTGCCGAGGCGCTGCGGGCGGAGGGCTTCACCGGGCGCGTGATACTGATCTGCGACGAACGCGACCACCCCTACGAGCGCCCGCCCCTGTCGAAGGGCTTCCTGCTCGGCAAGGAGGAGCGCGACAGCGTCTTCGTCCACGAACCGGCCTGGTACGCGCGCAACGACATCGAACTGCACCTCGGCCAGACGGTCACCGCGATCGACCGCGCCGCGAAGACGGTCCGCCTGGGCGACGGCACGATCGTCGCGTACGACAAGCTGCTCCTGGCCACCGGCGCCGAACCGCACCGCCTCGACATCCCCGGCACCGGCCTCGCGGGCGTCCACCACCTGCGCCGCCTCGCCCACGCCGAACGCCTCAAGGGCGTCCTCGCCGCCCTGGGCCGCGACAACGGTCACCTGGTCATCGCCGGCGCCGGCTGGATCGGCCTGGAGGTCGCCGCGGCGGCCCGCACGTACGGCGCCGAGGTCACCGTCGTCGAACCCGCCCCGACGCCCCTGCACGGCGTCCTGGGCCCCGAACTGGGCCAGCTCTTCGCCGACCTGCACGCCGAGCACGGCGTCCGCTTCCACTTCGGCGCCCGGCTCACCGAGATCGTCGGCCAGGACGGCATGGTCCTCGCCGTGCGCACCGACGACGGCGAGGAGCACCCCGCGCACGACGTCCTCGCCGCGATCGGTGCGGCCCCGCGCACGGCCCTCGCCGAGGCCGCGGGGCTCGCCCTCGTCGACCGCGCGGACGGCGGCGGCATCGCGGTCGACGCGAGCCTGCGCACGTCCGACCCGGCCATCCACGCCGCCGGGGACGTCGCCTCGTTCCCGTTCTCCGACTCCCGGCTGCGCGTCGAGCACTGGGCCAACGCCCTCAACAGCGGCCCCGCCGCCGCGCGCGCGATGCTCGGCAAGGAGGTCACCTACGACCGGGTGCCCTACTTCTTCTCCGACCAGTACGACCTGGGAATGGAGTACAGCGGGTGGGCGCCGCCCGGCTCGTACGACCAGGTGGTGATCCGGGGGGACGCCGGGAAGCGGGAGTTCATCGCGTTCTGGCTGGCCGAGGGCCGGGTCCTGGCCGGCATGAACGTGAATGTGTGGGACGTCACAGAACAGATCCAGCGGCTGATCAGGAGCGGCGCCCAGGTGGACCCCGACGCCCTCGCGGACCCGAGCGTCGGCCTGGACACCCTCGGTATGTGA